The Carettochelys insculpta isolate YL-2023 chromosome 9, ASM3395843v1, whole genome shotgun sequence genome includes the window TTAGAAACTAGAACATAGCAAAAGAAACCACACTTGCTTCTTCAACAAAAAAGCCAAGACGAAATACAAAGGGAAACTACGTGACCCAACACAGCATGAACACATTGTAAATTGTAAGTAAATTCCCAGTTCCCCCGGGCGTGCCTCAGAGAGAGCCAGGCAATCGACTCGGGTTCTTGAAACCCCCCTAGTAACACAGAAAACAAGGACCCTGAACTGCCTGGGTAGACGCTACCGGGCCCGTGATTACAGGTGTAAGGCGGGGCCAGACCACGCAGGTGCACGCGAGGCTTAGGAAAGAATTCGGGACCAGCTACTTTGAAGATAAAACTCCTCGTGTCACTTTCACACCTGCGCTCTGGCTGCACAGATCCTAActcgcccctccctccccagctctctacGGCGCAACTCCCAGCGCCGCGGGCAGCTACTCCTAGCGAGCACAGGACCCCGCTTGCGATCTTCACTCGCGTCTGTCGGAGACCCAGGGACGCAGCCCCCTACCAGGCGCCACCCGAGAGCCAGGCTCCGTTGGTTCCCCCGCCCTCCGGGCTCATTAAAACACTCCCCGGCTCCGGCTctgcccccgcccggctccctcTCCTAGTCACTCACCGGGCTCCCGCTCCATCCCGGAGCCGCTCGGCTGCGAGCCGCGGCCTTGTTTGTCTGGCGGTTACCATgggaacaccccccaccccccgtccgGTCGGGCCGAGCCGCGCGGGGAGGCGGGCCCGAGAGGCCAACCCGGAAGCCGCTGGCGGGCCGGGCCTTGCGCCGCCGCGATGTCCGCGGAGGAAGAGCTCGACGTTTTGCTCCAAGAGGCCACTCGGCGGAGACTGGCCAAGTTTGACGAGCTTCGAGGTAGGGGCCGGACGGGGGTCGCCGGCCTCTGGGCGGGGTGACGACCTGTGGTCGCTGCCCGGCAGGCTCCCGCCCTCAGCAAGGCCCCTTCCCGCTTCCTCAATGCGGCCTCAGGCCGCGGGGGGTCAGCCTTAAGTGCCTGCGCCTGGGCCGCGGGGTTAAGGCGGGCGTCCCAGCCCAGCAGAAACACGGGCTGCTTCCCGAAGCTGCCTCCCCTAAGCCCCACGGCCCGCTCGCCCCTCCCCGTTGGTCTCCATTGCAAGTAAAGTTTagcacatgggtgtccaaccttttggcttgcctgggccgcattgaatgaagaggaattgtcttgggcggCATATAAAATAtctaatatagttaatgtatataaatcacataataatgttaaaagtttacgatcttgtggggccgcattactagctgtccaggactgcaggttggacatgcctggtttAGCATATGtagaagggtgtgtctacactagctcgcttctttgaagggagcatgttaagtagagtgtcgggagattattaatcaagtgctgtgctacatatgcagcactttattaagctaattctcccctgtggcaacttcgaagtgctggcttgtgtgtagccccAGCTAACCCACTGGCActtgactttgaagttgcccaggagtaaagggacttcgaagtactggcaggttagccatggctacacacaggccagcacttcagagtttaacacttagaagttgccggggtggaggggagaattagctgcatatgcactgcagcacttctttaataacctcccgacaccttacttaccatgctcccttcaaagtagggagctagtgtagacgcatcccaagtgtttgcaggatccaCCCAAGGCCTAGGTCAATGCTTTAGCCCCTAATCCTTCGAAAGGTTCCACTTCGGAGATACTTACATCAGTGTGACTCCATGGATTTAAATCCTTTGGTTGGATCACGACTTTATGGAGTGTGGTGTTAAGCATAGGAGAGAAAAAGGTCTGAATTTGAGCTGAAATAATGAGTGCTGAGGACAAAACTTTTGTAGATTCTGCATAAGAGTTTTGGGGATCAAAGAAAGTAAAAAAGAATGATTGCAAATGATTTTTACATTTCTTCATTTTACtggtaagatttttttaaagccactCTTTAAGAGAGAGAGATTCCAAAAGGGAGGAGAAATGTGGTGCTTCCTACAGCtgctccaggttgaacctctgtctgGCATCCTTGGTAAATGCAAAGAGCTATCTtttgccagcccagctcccctccaacTGTAGGTCCTGGCTGttggccccagctcctggccacctggggtcctAGCAGCCAGTGGCAAATAGTCatagctccctgccacccacagggTCTCAGTAGTGGGTCTCTTGCCTCTGGTACAAAATATTTCTCAAATCATTTCAGACATAGTTTAGTCATTATCCATCCCTTTTGGTTGCCATGGTATGCCACTGGAAATAATTTTCACCCCTTTGAATGCCCTTGGGTTCACACTTTTCCCAACAATCATGAGTTTGAATTTTTGTGTAACTGCTGTGTTGCTACAACCAAAGACAGTTACCCTGTACTTTTCTGTGCCTGAACTTCAACTCCTTCATACCAGATGGTGGCTCCTCTGCATCAGTAGCGAATGCCTTTTTTAGTCATACAACATCCGTGGAGAGCAATTTCATCTGCATTGTGTACTTACTCTGGGGATAACCTCTCATTTTCAAATCCATCAGCTTACTTAGCAGCAGCTTCTGTATCTGCACTTTTTTCACCGCACGTGATGTGGACTAATGCCATCTCTGTTCATAGATTTCTATAGCCATCCTTGGGAATAGTCAAAGTCATGCTGCAGGTTAAGTTCTTTATGGAATATTTTTGCTAGTTCCATCATCATCTCACCTGCTATGCTAATGCCTCCATTCCTGTGTAACTTGATCACATGCCTACATTGACTATCCAAATCACCACTTTTCCAGCACCATTaacaacactgccactgcttgctGGTCGCTTAGAAGACACATCTGGGGTAAACCACAGCCAAATATAGCACAGAACTAGGGCTGACAGGACTTTCCCTGGCCTGAGGAAACTTGTGCTCACCCGCAATAAGCAGACATGTGGCTAACTTTGGGAGGTAAGGGGTGCCATCCTTTCTGCTCCAAGCCCTGCTCTCACTCCACCCCTTATCTAAGACCCCAAGcctgccccatctcttcctgcccctgctccaccctgtccCTCCTtttccctgactcctgccctgagTGAACCTCCCTTTCTGAGCTTGGTACTCTGGAAGCTATGGGaagatgggggaggaggagctgctgagcTGGGAGAGGAGATGTTGCTGGGTGACAGAATTCCAGTTGAGAGGTACATCCTGTAGTTCTGTAGCTCGACATTGAGTCTTGTAACATAATCTGAGGTTTAAAGTCATTCAGATTACAGGAGACATCCTTCATATTGAATATATGAACTGCCCTTTGTCACCATATTAGTGTTTTCTAAAATAATAATTCCATTAAGAGTAACTGTTCTGCAAGACAAAGAATAATGTACATTTCGTGGTCTTTGAATTACAATGAGCTCATAGGTAGCTCTGAGCTATAACATGAAGGAAAGTATGTGCAATAGTCCAGTCTTATTATTTAGGGAGTTAGTTAAGAATATACATTTTCCTGGCTCACCTGTAAACAGGGAGCTCAACACTGTGCCACAGAGTGCTAAAGTGCTAGAATTGTTATGTGAATAATACGTCCATGTCTAGACTAAAAGCTTATCCAAACAATTAGtttgcagcaggctggggcataAATCTTGAAGCTGGCCTGCTGTGCTCTAAGTGTTCATGTGGACCCTGCTGACATACTATAGCAGTTCTTTAAGCAAACTAGTTTTGTAGCAAGATAGATAAAACCTTAAGGTAACATTCTGACTCCACTCAACacttccattgtcttcagtgatgCCCTGATTTCACTTCTAGTGTAAGCAGGATAAGTTGTAGTTTTACTTTAATGTAGCCAGTAGAGTGGAATTTAGTAGGAAGATTAGGATTTCTGTGATTTTCTAAGCAGTGTTGAGCAAGTCTGTTCTAAAGAATATGCATGAGGTGATGAAATGAAGGATATATATGGACCCCTTTTATTTGGGCATTTAATAATTATCGAGTGGTTCATTTTACAAATGTAAGTTCCTTGCAACATAGTTATTGTATTTGATACTACAGAGAATGTCATTAATCTTTCATTTTTATACCATTTTGGTGGTTTCTCTTATTAACACCCTTTTCAAATAGGTAAAGTCATACAAACTGGAGAATTCTGGGATGTTGTTGCCATTACAGCAGCTGACAAAAAACAACAATTGGCTTATCAGCAACAGGTGTCAGAAAAGTTGAAAAGAAAGGAACTGCCCCTTGGAATCCATTACCATGTGTTTGTGGATCCCCCGGGACCAAAAATTGGTGGGTATATTATTGCCAATTTTTCCTATTTTCTCTTACATGACATAATAGTTGATGACATACCTTTTTCTAgcaatcaaataaataaattaatgtttCCAGGTTCTAGCTACATTCGTTCaataaatgtatataaaataGATTGTAAAAACAGAAGGCACCTTTGTTACCATCTGGTGTATCCTcctatataacacaggccataaaacTTCCCTCAGTTAACTTCTACATGAACTAAtacatatcttttagaaaaacagccaatcttgattttaaatgtTTCCAAGGATGCAGAGGCCACCTCAACCATTGGTAATGTTCATAGTTTTAAGATTTCACTATAAAGTGACTAATTTTCAGACAGGCAAAAAGTGCTCACTGTCAGTATTATGACAGTAGCTTCTGTCTTGTACAGTGAAAGATTTCCAGAAATCTATTAGAAGCTGAATTGtattaattaaattttaaaaaaatgttctaaCAGCATTAAGTAGTGTGCTTTGATTCAAATGTGTAATTATTAGTGTTAATGAGTGTGGAGCTTCTTTGGACTTCGTATCAGTTCAGCAGATAGATTTTAAATTTGCCTAATAACATTTATATATTGCTATTAAAGTGCTTTCAAACTACATGTCATGGTGGCATAAACGTCAATTGTACGTTACTGTCTATTATAAGTGCATAACACAAAATGCCTCTGATTCATGTTGCTTCCTATATATTCATGTTGCACATCATAAGAAATCCATTATACTTTATGGAAAGTTGATCCAGCATTGCTTAGATTTTTCAGAGTAGGGGGCTAGAGGTATGGGGGTACAGAAATCATGACAGGGTTTGGGGgtgagtgcaggagtcagagtagggggtgaggaggggcttggggctggggtaTGCAGGAATCACAGGACAGGGAGTTGTGAGGTTTCTGGGGCTCAAGGCAGGATGTGGggtgtgcaggaggcagggcaagAGGTTGAGAGATAGGAGGGGGCTCCATAGGGGCATTGGGGCCTACACTGTCTGCTGGCGCCTGCTTCCCATCCAGCAACTACTCCCCATGGAGTTCTCTTATTAACTCTACCTATCCTCTGCACGTACGGCCTCCCCATGGTCATTCTGTAGCATAACTATCCATGCAATCGGACCCTTCCCTTTTCGTTTGATGAGAAACAGTTGAATTCCAAGGACATTCCATTGTCCTGACACGGTCAAACCCTTaccttgttttaagttatgataagagaaaactgcatgccaaatttggtgCTCCTATTTCTTACCATGTAGGAAGAGATCTTGAagaaacagactcacagacagaagaacagaTAGTTACACAAACTCTTTAAAAATGTAGGAGATACTGGAATATGTTTAAACCTGTTAGGtccaaaatattaaatacaaaGGAGGTGtcttaatgaaaaataaaattaattatgtATGGACGGGAGAGTTGTAAGCAAggcacgagaagtaattcttctgacCTACTATGTACTGATTAGGCCTTACCTGGAGTTCTCTTCggttctgggaaccacatttcaggaaaaatggataaattggagaaggtacagagaagagcaacaaaaatgactaaatgtctagaaaacataaccggtgaagaaaaactgaaataatttggTTCGTTTAGTCTGAAAAAGTGAAGAATGAGAGAAGACAtgataatagttttcaagtaccttaaacagcgttacaaggaggagggagaaagattaTGTTCTTTAACCTCTGACAatacaacaagaagcaatgggattaactGCACCAAGGAACTTTTAGGTTGgtcactaggaaaaacttccaagcTGTCAGGGTTGTTAGATACTgacataaattgcctagggaggttgcggaatctccatcattgcagatttttaagagcaggttagacacatcCCTgtaagggatgatctagatggtgtttggttctgccatgagtgcagggaactggcctTTTTGAACTCTCAAatttccttctagttctagtattcaaTGAGTCCATGATAACTAGTTATAGCGCATGCACAGTATCATCTACTAAACTGCAATAGTTTGGCCATTTGTTTCATTAGAAATAATGAATCTGATTAGGGACGTTAACAGTTAACTCATGTTAACAGTTAATCCACAACCTAAAtggatgaggtttaccagttatgGTAATCAGTGAGTGGTGGAGCAGTCCCCTgcacaccagggacagggagctTCTCCAGCCCAAGTCATGCCATGGGCAGGGGACGTTCCAGCCTGGCCAAAGCAGCACTGTTCCGTGGTGGGCCTGTGGCATGCTTTGGGCACAGGCACCCCAGCCCACTTGGAACAGCCCTGGTcagcgctgtggggcaggggctctccagcctggccagagcagcccctgtcagTGGTCACCTTCCTCCCCATTTAAttatttaaccaattaaatgtatatccaattaactaattaaatgggattttacacccCTAAATCTGATTAGAATATAGAATTATttgcaaaatattaattttaaaaaacaaaacaaaattttgttactgaagaataagaataaaaatgtctggatttttttttccatttctgtacTGTGTATGTCAAAGTCCTTCTGAAAATCTGCTTAAAATCATTAGTAAGATTTTGTATGATAGGTTATATGAGACAGCTAATTTTTGTAGCTGAGTTATGATTCTCTGTGACTGATGTTGGATCTTGAATGATGATATTACTCAGAGATGAATTGGAGGGGGAAGAAATGTCTTTTTCATCAAGACCTGACCCTTTGAGATGCTATTCATAGAGGATTGTGCCTAACCTCCTTCCTGCCAGGTTTGAACAACGGTATGGAGATGAATAGTACTGTTGTTTCAGAGTTGTTTATGCTATCACAGGTGGACATCATTGTGTCAGTAGACACTAGTTTACAATTTAAAAGTGATCTTTGCAGTCACAAGGGCTAGAAGTGCCATTTAAAAATCATGGACAGCATATGCTCTGGAGTAAGAGGTCAACACCTTTAAAAAGTGCTTGTGTGCCCAGCTTCCTGAAACTAACCTGGTTCAATCCCTGATACTGGTAGCATGTGATTTTTTGTACACATGACATGTTTATGTAACTAATTGATGATGTTCTTAATTTATGTATTGAATATTTTGCAGGAAATGGTGGCTCAACACTTCATGTCCTTCAGTGTTTGGAAGAGATGTATGGTGATAAATGGACTTCTCTGACTATCATCCTAATTCATTCTGGTAAATCGTTTTTCGTGTTTTACATTTTCTAGAACACCTCTCTATTTTTCCTTTGTCTCGGAATGCAAGTATGGTGGTGGGGAGAAGTAGTTGTCAAATGTGAtctccctctccctttctctctccctctgtctctcgaGAGCtccagtctgtctgtctgacttGGCAATATAATGCCATCTGAATGGGAGTTTGCAGTGTAAGTCCAACAATCTCAGTTAAAGGAATCTGGAAGTGCTGTGAAACAGCAGCCTCAGCTTTTTGAGAGAAAGAAACTTATGTCACCATAAGGCAATATCCTCTGGAGGCTCATCTGTGGTTTGAAATTGCAAAACGGATTGCTTACATGTTGCAGAAAGAGAGACATTAATGCCAGTCACTTTCTGACAGTTAGCTTTATGCCAGATGTTTGCTGATTTCAAGGGTGTGGGAgaagtaaatataaaaaaataaaggCTGGTATGGTGAGAAAAGGGCTGGGTTAGAAGGTTCATCTACCAAATCGAAGATGAAGTGGAAATAATTCGGTTTTGCTGTTCCCATTGCAAGCAAAAAAATCCttttcttaatttattttgaacACAAACGATAGAGGATTAAGTCAATAAATGAGATTTCATGCTTTTCACTTCATCTGTCACAGTGTGTTgctactcacaaaagcttatgtagTAAActaagtgttagtctttaaagtgctgttggactccttgttttttctCACTAAATTAGGAAGTTGTCCCCCTTTAATGTCCCTCTCTTTTGTACACTCTGAGGATCCAACATTAGTTCTTCCTGAAGGAGTTTGACTGATATTAAAGGTCTAGACagcatgacctgtgagggaataCTGACTAAACATGTCAGTTCtttgtatttcatttttctttttaatagcatACTTAGAATACAGCCATGTGCATATGAGAAAGTCACTGCGATCCTGTAtataatatttgttttctttttttttaaaggtggctATAGTCAACGTTTACCAAATGCAAGTGCGCTGGGAAAAATTTTCATAGCTTTGCCTTTTGGTGACCCTATTTATCAGATGTTGGAGCTAAAGCTGGCAATGTACGTTGATTTTCCTACCCATATGAATCCAGGAATTCTCATTACTTGTTCAGATGATATTGAACTTTATAGTGTTGGAGCAACAGAAGTCATCAGATTTGATAAACCTGGGTTCACTGCTTTAGCTCACCCTTCCAATTTGGCTATTGGTACCACTCATGGAGTTTTTGTGTTAGATTCATCTGGTTCATCAGAAAAGCAGCTTGAATACAGATCTTGTCATCGCTTCCTACACAAACCTAGTATTGAAAAGATGCATCAGTTTGGTGCAGTATGCATAAAAAGGAATTGCTCTCACTCAAAGTCTTCTGGAGAACACAGTGActtaaaaatgtgctatgagtaTGTGTATACAGACAGTTTATTTTACATTGATCATAACAGTGCAAAACAATTACTGTCTTTTTCTAAGCAGCTTGGTACTCTTTGCTGTGAAATAGATGCATATGGTGATTTTCTCCAGGCTCTGGGACCTGGAACAACTCAAGATTACataaaaaacacagaaaatattACAAAAGAAGGATCACAGTTAGCAGAAGTAAGGCAGAAGCTATTTTCTCTTCTAAAAGGAACACCGCTTAATGTTGTACTCTTAAATAACTCCAGGTTCTATCATATAGGGACTACAAAAGaatatttgtttcattttacTTCAGATAGTAAATTGAAATTGGAGCTTGGCTTACTATCTAAAGCTTTTAGCATCTTCCCAGATGAAGCAGAAAACTCAGATATATCAGCATGTATCATTCAAAGCATAGTGGATTCAAGACGTGTTATAGCACCTGCCTCTGTTATTGAATATTCTAGGCTGGGACCTGAGGTTTCAGTTGGCACAAACAGCATTCTCAGTGGTTGTTGCATCAGTGCTAAAGCAGATGTACCACCAAACACTTTTGTGAGTTCACTGAGTGTCAGGATTAATGGAAAAGTAATGTATGCAAGTGTGGTGCTTGGTGTTGAAGATGACTTGAAAAAGAATGTGAAATTATTGTCAGACATACATTCTCTTCATCTTTTTGGGGTCAGTTTACTTCAA containing:
- the FPGT gene encoding fucose-1-phosphate guanylyltransferase isoform X1, giving the protein MSAEEELDVLLQEATRRRLAKFDELRGKVIQTGEFWDVVAITAADKKQQLAYQQQVSEKLKRKELPLGIHYHVFVDPPGPKIGNGGSTLHVLQCLEEMYGDKWTSLTIILIHSGGYSQRLPNASALGKIFIALPFGDPIYQMLELKLAMYVDFPTHMNPGILITCSDDIELYSVGATEVIRFDKPGFTALAHPSNLAIGTTHGVFVLDSSGSSEKQLEYRSCHRFLHKPSIEKMHQFGAVCIKRNCSHSKSSGEHSDLKMCYEYVYTDSLFYIDHNSAKQLLSFSKQLGTLCCEIDAYGDFLQALGPGTTQDYIKNTENITKEGSQLAEVRQKLFSLLKGTPLNVVLLNNSRFYHIGTTKEYLFHFTSDSKLKLELGLLSKAFSIFPDEAENSDISACIIQSIVDSRRVIAPASVIEYSRLGPEVSVGTNSILSGCCISAKADVPPNTFVSSLSVRINGKVMYASVVLGVEDDLKKNVKLLSDIHSLHLFGVSLLQCLDVWDLRVSDQLFSGDKTSLSLWTARIFPICSTLSDSVRMSLKMLSAVQNKSCFKLSGWKLLSIEEMLFYKDVEDMLKFRQQIYEEITLKKQKEKSDL
- the FPGT gene encoding fucose-1-phosphate guanylyltransferase isoform X2; translation: MSAEEELDVLLQEATRRRLAKFDELRGNGGSTLHVLQCLEEMYGDKWTSLTIILIHSGGYSQRLPNASALGKIFIALPFGDPIYQMLELKLAMYVDFPTHMNPGILITCSDDIELYSVGATEVIRFDKPGFTALAHPSNLAIGTTHGVFVLDSSGSSEKQLEYRSCHRFLHKPSIEKMHQFGAVCIKRNCSHSKSSGEHSDLKMCYEYVYTDSLFYIDHNSAKQLLSFSKQLGTLCCEIDAYGDFLQALGPGTTQDYIKNTENITKEGSQLAEVRQKLFSLLKGTPLNVVLLNNSRFYHIGTTKEYLFHFTSDSKLKLELGLLSKAFSIFPDEAENSDISACIIQSIVDSRRVIAPASVIEYSRLGPEVSVGTNSILSGCCISAKADVPPNTFVSSLSVRINGKVMYASVVLGVEDDLKKNVKLLSDIHSLHLFGVSLLQCLDVWDLRVSDQLFSGDKTSLSLWTARIFPICSTLSDSVRMSLKMLSAVQNKSCFKLSGWKLLSIEEMLFYKDVEDMLKFRQQIYEEITLKKQKEKSDL